The following proteins come from a genomic window of Flavobacteriaceae bacterium MAR_2010_188:
- a CDS encoding iron complex outermembrane recepter protein yields MKNKLLKKLFLPVFILCGSFIYAQTVTGTVSDETGALPGVNIVVKGTTTGTQTDFDGNYSLEVGSSDAVLVFSFLGYTTQEVAVNGRSNINVTLAEDAAELDEVVVIGYGTTTVKDATGSVTAVTSDEFNTGVIASPEQLIQGKSAGVNIQQSSGEPGAGISINIRGSNSVRANNNPLFVVDGIPLAGGNITPTGTTIDGDNAARNPLNFLNPNDIASISILKDASATAIYGSRGANGVVIITTKSGRKGAGGVFDFSSSVSVSSPARDYDLLNRDEFLAAVSDYGGDPSAVDFGADTDWQDFLTRTVASNNQNLSYSYNYGSGNVRATFGYGKQFGVIEKTSLERITGRINANQKLLDDKLTLGIQASISRLNDQVAPLSGGAGFRGDILGAGYSANPTWPTDPDFTDGGTQILPANFLEYSQNLSHTNRYLLNGSAEYAFTPEFSAKVNLGLDTSDGENTSVISGKVQNLTGIEDAGFGSYNILERESKLLEATATYKKEFENTNFDILVGYSFQDFRTFGRNSSGRGFYTTDLNAMASALRSTVNGAAGTIDGSYQQFYFGTNTPTLVVNRLLPDVVAGETIPFAFERGVRGLGADTYDNTDELQSFFTRVNFGIAGKYLFTGTFRADGSSRFGPENQYGYFPSGAFAWQIAEEDFVGDAVSTLKLRLSAGITGSQDGLGYGNFVSRQRFGGVGPGNDFTVNQSGLGVVSTDVPDLKWESTLNLNVGLDFGFGNDRLGGSIDVYRNKTTDVLLRTPPAAPAIDPFQFGNVDAAIINQGIEFGINYDFLQSEDVTFSAGFNIAYNDNEVQDFAGIIDTGAINGQGLSGAFAQRFAAGYSLYSYYMAVFEGFDADGIPIYEDVDGNGNIDPSLDKKFVGEDALPDVTAGLSLNLKAYNWDFSAFFNAQSGFSVYNNTANGFFTGGSIGNARNVTQDVLTTGESGGASADVSTRFLEKGDFIRFQNASVGYNVPLSGDGTFKTFRLSLTAQNIFLITDYSGLDPEVTVATGDLGSGVPTRGIDWAAYPNPRTFTLGVNVTF; encoded by the coding sequence ATGAAAAACAAATTACTCAAAAAGCTTTTTCTTCCTGTATTTATTTTATGCGGAAGTTTTATTTATGCACAGACCGTGACGGGTACTGTTTCTGACGAAACAGGAGCGTTACCTGGTGTAAACATTGTTGTAAAAGGAACTACAACCGGAACACAAACCGATTTTGATGGAAACTATTCCCTTGAAGTTGGCTCTTCTGATGCGGTTCTTGTCTTTAGTTTTCTTGGTTACACTACCCAAGAAGTTGCTGTAAACGGTAGGTCTAACATTAACGTTACCCTTGCCGAGGATGCTGCCGAACTAGATGAAGTTGTTGTTATCGGATACGGTACTACTACCGTTAAAGATGCAACAGGTTCCGTAACAGCTGTAACATCAGATGAATTTAATACGGGAGTTATCGCTTCTCCGGAACAATTGATTCAAGGTAAATCTGCTGGTGTTAACATCCAACAAAGTAGTGGTGAGCCGGGAGCTGGGATTTCTATCAACATTAGAGGTTCTAACTCTGTACGTGCCAACAACAATCCATTATTTGTGGTAGATGGAATTCCTCTTGCAGGAGGTAACATTACACCAACAGGTACAACTATCGACGGTGACAATGCTGCCAGAAACCCGTTAAACTTCTTAAACCCTAATGACATTGCGAGTATAAGTATCTTAAAGGATGCATCTGCTACAGCAATCTACGGGTCTAGAGGAGCAAATGGTGTTGTAATCATTACTACTAAGTCTGGTCGTAAAGGCGCTGGCGGAGTTTTTGACTTTTCTTCTAGCGTAAGTGTTTCTAGCCCAGCTAGAGATTACGACTTACTTAACCGAGATGAATTTCTAGCTGCGGTGAGCGATTACGGTGGGGATCCTTCTGCAGTTGATTTTGGCGCAGATACTGATTGGCAGGATTTCTTGACCAGAACTGTAGCCTCTAATAATCAAAACTTATCATACTCTTATAACTACGGAAGTGGTAACGTAAGAGCAACTTTTGGTTACGGTAAGCAATTTGGGGTTATCGAAAAAACAAGTCTAGAAAGAATTACTGGTAGAATTAATGCTAACCAGAAATTACTAGACGATAAATTGACCTTAGGTATACAAGCCTCTATCTCTAGGTTAAATGACCAAGTAGCACCATTAAGTGGTGGTGCTGGTTTCCGTGGAGATATTCTAGGAGCTGGTTACTCAGCTAACCCAACTTGGCCAACTGATCCCGATTTTACTGATGGCGGTACGCAAATCTTACCTGCTAACTTTCTAGAATACTCACAAAACCTTTCTCATACTAATAGATACCTATTAAATGGGTCAGCTGAATACGCTTTTACTCCAGAATTTAGTGCTAAAGTAAATCTAGGTTTAGATACCTCTGATGGAGAAAATACTTCGGTGATTTCTGGTAAGGTTCAGAATTTAACAGGTATCGAAGATGCAGGATTCGGATCTTATAATATTTTAGAGCGTGAAAGTAAACTGTTGGAAGCGACTGCTACTTATAAAAAAGAATTCGAGAATACCAATTTCGACATTTTAGTTGGTTACTCCTTCCAAGACTTCCGCACCTTCGGAAGAAATAGCTCCGGGCGTGGATTCTATACCACAGACCTTAATGCAATGGCATCTGCGCTTAGAAGTACAGTCAATGGTGCGGCTGGGACGATTGATGGTAGTTATCAGCAATTTTATTTTGGAACAAATACACCAACCCTTGTGGTTAACCGTTTGTTGCCAGATGTTGTTGCAGGAGAAACAATTCCTTTTGCTTTTGAAAGAGGGGTAAGAGGGTTAGGAGCAGATACTTACGATAATACAGACGAATTGCAATCATTCTTTACTAGGGTAAACTTTGGTATTGCTGGCAAATATTTATTTACCGGTACCTTTAGAGCAGATGGTTCTTCAAGATTCGGACCGGAAAATCAATACGGTTACTTCCCTTCTGGTGCATTTGCATGGCAGATTGCTGAAGAAGATTTTGTTGGTGACGCCGTTTCAACCCTTAAGCTAAGATTAAGTGCGGGTATTACCGGTAGTCAAGATGGTTTAGGTTATGGCAACTTTGTTTCTCGCCAAAGATTTGGTGGAGTCGGCCCAGGGAATGATTTTACAGTAAATCAATCTGGTTTAGGAGTTGTATCTACAGATGTTCCTGACCTTAAGTGGGAATCAACTCTAAATTTAAACGTTGGTTTGGATTTTGGATTTGGTAATGACAGATTAGGTGGTAGTATCGATGTATATCGTAACAAAACTACTGACGTTCTTTTAAGAACTCCTCCTGCTGCTCCTGCAATTGACCCGTTCCAGTTTGGTAACGTAGACGCGGCAATTATCAACCAAGGTATTGAATTTGGAATCAATTACGATTTCTTACAGTCTGAAGATGTAACATTTTCTGCTGGTTTCAATATCGCATATAATGATAACGAAGTACAAGATTTTGCTGGTATAATTGACACAGGTGCAATTAATGGACAAGGACTAAGTGGGGCATTTGCTCAGCGTTTTGCTGCTGGCTATTCGCTATACTCATACTATATGGCAGTGTTCGAAGGTTTCGATGCTGATGGAATCCCTATTTACGAAGATGTTGATGGTAATGGAAATATAGATCCTTCACTCGACAAAAAATTCGTTGGTGAAGATGCTTTACCAGATGTTACTGCTGGTTTATCATTAAACTTAAAAGCTTACAACTGGGATTTCTCAGCATTCTTTAATGCTCAATCTGGTTTCTCAGTATATAATAACACGGCTAATGGATTCTTTACTGGTGGTTCCATAGGGAATGCCCGTAACGTAACCCAGGACGTCTTAACAACAGGAGAAAGTGGTGGAGCTTCAGCTGACGTTTCCACTCGTTTTTTAGAAAAAGGTGATTTTATCCGTTTCCAAAATGCCTCGGTTGGTTATAACGTCCCTTTAAGTGGTGATGGTACCTTTAAAACATTTAGATTATCATTAACTGCTCAAAATATATTCTTAATTACAGATTACAGTGGCTTAGATCCTGAAGTTACGGTTGCTACTGGTGACCTTGGTTCTGGTGTACCTACAAGAGGTATCGATTGGGCGGCTTACCCTAATCCAAGAACATTTACTTTAGGAGTTAATGTTACTTTTTAA